A genomic region of Pseudomonas sp. KU43P contains the following coding sequences:
- a CDS encoding aldehyde dehydrogenase (NADP(+)): protein MPEILGHNFIAGQRSAAGQQRLQSLDASTGEALPYSFVQATENEVDQAAKAAAAAFAEFRQLAPARRAEFLDAIAAELDELDDAFVAIVCRETALPAARIQGERGRTSGQMRLFAQVLRRGDYLGARIDLALPDRQPLPRVDLRQMRIGVGPVAVFGASNFPLAFSTAGGDTAAALAAGCPVVFKAHSGHMATADLVGCAIERAAVRTGMPKGVFNMVFGGGVGEWLVKHPAIQAVGFTGSLKGGDALCRMAAERPQPIPVFAEMSSINPVIILPGALAKRGEAIARELAGSVCMGAGQFCTNPGLVIGLQSPEYSQLLADLGQHLDAQAGQTMLNAGGLRSYVGGLEHLQAHAGITHLAGQAQQGSQARAQLFKADARLLVESDPLLQEEVFGPTTVAVEAQDNAQLRAALLGLRGQLTATLIGEPEDLEAFAWLVPLLEEKVGRILVNGYPTGVEVCDAMVHGGPYPATSDARGTSVGTLAIDRFLRPVCYQNYPQTLLPEALRDSNPLGLRRLVNGQWSDGAI, encoded by the coding sequence ATGCCTGAGATTCTTGGCCACAACTTCATCGCCGGCCAGCGCAGCGCCGCTGGCCAGCAGCGCCTGCAGAGCCTGGACGCCAGCACCGGCGAGGCACTGCCCTACAGCTTCGTCCAGGCCACCGAGAACGAGGTCGACCAGGCGGCCAAGGCAGCCGCTGCGGCCTTCGCCGAATTCCGCCAGCTGGCGCCTGCACGCCGCGCCGAGTTCCTCGACGCCATTGCCGCCGAACTGGATGAACTGGACGACGCCTTCGTCGCCATCGTCTGCCGTGAAACCGCCCTGCCTGCAGCGCGCATCCAGGGTGAACGCGGCCGCACCAGCGGCCAGATGCGCCTGTTTGCTCAGGTGCTGCGCCGTGGCGACTACCTGGGTGCACGCATCGACCTGGCCCTGCCCGACCGCCAACCACTGCCACGGGTAGATTTGCGCCAGATGCGCATCGGTGTCGGCCCGGTGGCAGTATTCGGCGCTAGCAACTTCCCGTTGGCCTTCTCCACTGCCGGGGGCGACACCGCTGCTGCGCTGGCTGCGGGTTGCCCGGTGGTGTTCAAGGCGCACAGCGGCCACATGGCCACCGCCGACCTGGTGGGTTGCGCGATCGAGCGTGCCGCCGTGCGTACCGGCATGCCCAAGGGCGTATTCAACATGGTCTTCGGCGGTGGTGTCGGTGAATGGCTGGTCAAGCACCCGGCAATCCAGGCGGTCGGCTTCACCGGTTCGCTCAAGGGCGGCGACGCCTTGTGCCGCATGGCCGCCGAGCGTCCGCAGCCGATTCCAGTATTTGCCGAGATGTCCAGCATCAACCCGGTGATCATCCTGCCGGGCGCCCTGGCCAAGCGTGGCGAGGCCATTGCCCGCGAGTTGGCCGGCTCGGTCTGCATGGGTGCCGGCCAGTTCTGCACCAACCCAGGCCTGGTGATCGGCCTGCAATCGCCTGAATACAGCCAGTTGCTCGCCGACCTGGGCCAGCACCTGGATGCCCAAGCCGGGCAGACCATGCTCAACGCCGGCGGCCTGCGCAGCTACGTCGGCGGCCTGGAGCACCTGCAGGCTCACGCCGGCATTACCCACCTGGCCGGCCAGGCCCAGCAAGGCAGCCAGGCACGCGCCCAGCTGTTCAAGGCCGATGCCCGTCTGCTGGTCGAATCCGACCCGCTGTTGCAGGAAGAAGTGTTCGGCCCGACCACCGTGGCGGTCGAGGCCCAGGACAATGCACAACTGCGTGCCGCCCTGCTCGGCCTGCGTGGCCAGCTGACCGCGACGCTGATCGGCGAGCCGGAGGACCTCGAAGCCTTTGCCTGGCTGGTACCGTTGCTCGAAGAGAAGGTAGGCCGCATCCTGGTCAACGGCTACCCGACCGGTGTCGAGGTGTGCGATGCGATGGTCCATGGCGGCCCTTACCCGGCCACCTCCGACGCGCGTGGCACCTCGGTGGGTACCTTGGCCATCGACCGTTTCCTGCGCCCGGTCTGCTATCAGAACTACCCACAGACGCTGCTGCCTGAGGCGCTGCGCGACAGCAACCCGCTCGGGCTGCGACGCCTGGTGAACGGTCAGTGGAGTGATGGGGCGATCTGA
- a CDS encoding FadR/GntR family transcriptional regulator produces MTEQQVQARTRRKPRSLAQELVTVLTERIRSGQLKRGDKLPTESQIMAEEGVSRTVVREAISRLQAAGQVETRHGIGTFVLDMPATGGFRIDPATVVTLREVLAVLELRIALEIESAGLAAQRRSDEELAGMRAALDELNEGAAHANDAVSADFQFHLRIAQASGNHYFADIINHLGTSIIPRTRLNSARLAHDDQAHYMGRLMHEHEAIYEAIARRDSEGAKMAMRMHLSNSRERLRQAHEAAEAQGV; encoded by the coding sequence ATGACAGAGCAGCAGGTACAGGCAAGGACCCGGCGCAAACCGCGCAGTCTGGCCCAGGAACTGGTCACGGTGCTGACCGAGCGCATCCGCAGTGGCCAGCTCAAGCGCGGCGACAAGCTGCCGACCGAATCCCAGATCATGGCCGAGGAGGGCGTCAGCCGCACCGTGGTGCGTGAGGCGATCTCGCGGCTGCAGGCGGCCGGGCAGGTCGAGACGCGGCACGGCATCGGCACCTTCGTGCTGGATATGCCGGCCACGGGCGGGTTTCGCATCGACCCGGCCACCGTTGTTACCTTGCGCGAGGTACTGGCGGTGCTGGAACTGCGCATTGCCCTGGAGATCGAGTCGGCGGGCCTGGCGGCGCAGCGACGTAGCGACGAAGAGCTGGCCGGCATGCGCGCGGCGCTGGATGAGCTCAACGAAGGGGCCGCACATGCCAACGATGCGGTCTCGGCGGATTTCCAGTTCCACCTGCGCATTGCCCAGGCCAGCGGCAACCATTATTTCGCCGACATCATCAATCACCTGGGTACCAGCATCATTCCACGTACCCGCCTCAACTCGGCGCGCCTGGCGCATGATGACCAGGCGCACTACATGGGGCGCCTGATGCATGAACACGAGGCGATCTACGAGGCCATTGCTCGGCGTGACAGCGAAGGGGCGAAGATGGCCATGCGCATGCACCTGAGCAACAGTCGCGAGCGGTTGCGCCAGGCGCATGAAGCGGCCGAGGCGCAAGGGGTCTGA
- a CDS encoding MFS transporter, whose product MQATKKTHVRYLILFMLFLVTTINYADRATIAIAGSSLQKDLGIDAVTLGYIFSAFGWAYVAGQIPGGWLLDRFGSKNVYAFSIFTWSLFTLLQGFVGGLPVAWAVVTLFTLRFLVGFAEAPSFPGNARIVAAWFPTQERGTASAIFNSAQYFATALFAPIMGWIVFSFGWEHVFVVMGGLGIVFSMVWLKTIHNPRQHPRISPAELEHIEQNGGLVDMDQKRGNDGPKWGYIKQLLTSRMLLGVYLGQYCINAITYFFLTWFPVYLVQERGMTILKAGFIASLPAVCGFIGGVLGGVISDWLLRRGNSLTFARKLPIVCGLLLSTTMVFCNYVDAEWMVVGFMTLAFFGKGIGALGWAVVADTSPKQIAGLSGGLFNTFGNIASITTPIVIGYIISATGSFKWALVYVGANALVAVFSYLVIVGPIKRIELREQAKPEAEPAARGELAGSRH is encoded by the coding sequence ATGCAAGCGACGAAAAAGACGCATGTGCGCTACCTGATCCTGTTCATGCTGTTTCTGGTGACCACGATCAACTATGCCGACCGAGCCACCATCGCCATTGCAGGCTCCAGCCTGCAGAAAGACCTCGGCATCGACGCCGTCACCCTCGGTTATATCTTCTCCGCCTTCGGCTGGGCCTATGTGGCCGGCCAGATTCCCGGCGGCTGGCTGCTGGACCGCTTCGGTTCGAAGAACGTCTACGCCTTCAGCATCTTCACCTGGTCGCTGTTCACCCTGCTTCAAGGCTTCGTCGGCGGCTTGCCGGTCGCCTGGGCAGTGGTCACCCTGTTCACCCTGCGTTTTCTGGTCGGCTTCGCCGAAGCCCCGTCGTTCCCGGGCAATGCCCGCATCGTCGCGGCCTGGTTCCCCACCCAGGAGCGCGGCACGGCGTCTGCAATCTTCAACTCGGCGCAATACTTCGCCACGGCGTTGTTCGCCCCGATCATGGGCTGGATCGTCTTCAGCTTCGGCTGGGAGCATGTGTTCGTGGTCATGGGCGGGCTGGGTATCGTGTTCTCCATGGTCTGGCTCAAGACCATCCACAACCCGCGCCAGCACCCCCGCATCAGCCCTGCCGAGCTTGAACATATCGAGCAGAACGGCGGCCTGGTGGACATGGACCAGAAACGCGGCAACGACGGCCCGAAATGGGGCTACATCAAGCAACTGCTGACCAGCCGCATGCTCCTGGGCGTATACCTGGGCCAGTACTGCATCAACGCCATCACCTACTTCTTCCTGACCTGGTTCCCGGTTTACCTGGTACAAGAGCGCGGCATGACCATCCTCAAGGCCGGCTTCATCGCCTCTTTGCCGGCGGTATGCGGCTTCATCGGCGGCGTGCTTGGCGGGGTAATCTCGGACTGGCTGCTGCGCCGGGGCAACTCGCTGACCTTCGCGCGCAAGCTGCCGATCGTCTGCGGCCTGCTGCTGTCGACCACCATGGTGTTCTGCAACTATGTCGACGCCGAATGGATGGTGGTCGGCTTCATGACCCTGGCCTTCTTCGGCAAGGGTATCGGTGCACTGGGCTGGGCCGTGGTTGCCGACACCTCGCCCAAGCAGATCGCCGGCCTGTCCGGTGGCCTGTTCAACACCTTCGGCAACATTGCCTCGATCACCACACCGATCGTCATCGGCTACATCATCAGCGCCACCGGATCGTTCAAGTGGGCCCTGGTGTACGTAGGTGCCAACGCCCTGGTAGCGGTATTCAGCTACCTGGTGATCGTCGGGCCGATCAAGCGTATCGAATTGCGTGAACAAGCAAAGCCTGAGGCCGAACCCGCCGCCCGCGGCGAGCTGGCCGGCTCGCGTCACTGA
- the garD gene encoding galactarate dehydratase, with product MQLIEHSDSPRYVRLHDDDNVVVVVNDGGLGEGARFADGLTLIEGVPQSHKVATVHIAKGEPVRRYGQVIGYALEDLRQGSWVQESQLAMPAAPELDSLPRCDAVPAPLPPLEGFTFEGYRNADGTVGTRNILGITTTVQCVTGVLEHAVKRIRAELLPRYPNVDDVVALTHSYGCGVAINARDAYIPIRTVRNLARNPNLGGEALVISLGCEKLQAGQVMHDNDPSVDLSEPWLYRLQDASLGFVEMIEQIMGLAETRLKKLDQRRRETVPASELILGMQCGGSDAFSGITANPALGYASDLLVRAGATVLFSEVTEVRDAIYMLTSRAENQDVADALVREMDWYDRYLQQGAADRSANTTPGNKKGGLSNIVEKSLGSIVKSGSGAIQGVLGPGERVNRKGLIFCATPASDFVCGTLQLAAGMNLHVFTTGRGTPYGLAMAPVVKVCTRTELAQRWPDLIDIDAGRIASGRASIEELGWELFHYYLDVASGRKQTWAEQHRLHNDITLFNPAPIT from the coding sequence ATGCAGTTGATCGAACATTCCGACTCGCCCCGCTACGTCCGCCTGCACGACGACGATAACGTCGTAGTAGTGGTCAACGATGGCGGCCTGGGCGAAGGCGCCCGCTTCGCCGATGGCCTGACCCTGATCGAAGGCGTGCCGCAAAGCCACAAGGTCGCCACCGTGCACATCGCCAAGGGCGAGCCGGTGCGCCGCTACGGGCAGGTCATCGGCTACGCGTTGGAAGACCTGCGCCAGGGCAGCTGGGTGCAGGAGAGCCAGTTGGCCATGCCCGCCGCCCCGGAACTGGACAGCCTGCCACGCTGCGATGCGGTGCCAGCCCCCTTGCCGCCGCTGGAGGGCTTCACCTTCGAAGGCTACCGCAACGCCGACGGCACCGTCGGTACCCGCAATATCCTGGGCATCACCACCACCGTACAGTGCGTGACCGGCGTACTGGAGCATGCGGTCAAGCGCATCCGCGCCGAACTGCTGCCCCGGTACCCCAACGTCGACGACGTGGTAGCCCTCACCCACAGCTACGGCTGCGGCGTGGCGATCAACGCCCGTGATGCCTATATCCCCATTCGTACCGTACGCAACCTGGCGCGCAACCCCAACCTGGGCGGCGAAGCACTGGTGATCAGCCTGGGCTGCGAGAAGCTGCAGGCCGGCCAGGTGATGCACGACAACGACCCGTCGGTGGACCTCAGCGAGCCATGGCTGTATCGCCTGCAGGATGCCAGCCTCGGTTTCGTCGAGATGATCGAACAGATCATGGGCCTGGCCGAAACCCGTCTGAAAAAGCTCGACCAGCGACGTCGTGAAACCGTACCGGCCAGCGAGCTGATCCTGGGCATGCAATGCGGTGGCAGCGATGCGTTCTCCGGCATCACCGCCAACCCGGCGCTGGGCTATGCATCCGATCTGCTGGTGCGTGCCGGCGCCACCGTGCTGTTCTCGGAAGTGACCGAGGTACGCGATGCCATCTACATGCTCACCTCCCGCGCCGAAAACCAGGATGTGGCTGACGCACTGGTGCGCGAGATGGACTGGTACGACCGCTACCTGCAGCAGGGCGCAGCCGATCGCAGTGCCAACACCACACCGGGCAACAAGAAAGGCGGCCTGTCGAACATCGTCGAGAAATCCCTCGGTTCGATCGTCAAGTCCGGCAGCGGTGCCATCCAGGGCGTGCTCGGCCCAGGCGAGCGGGTCAACCGCAAAGGCCTGATCTTCTGCGCCACCCCGGCCAGCGATTTCGTCTGCGGCACCCTGCAGCTTGCCGCCGGCATGAACCTGCACGTGTTCACCACCGGGCGCGGCACGCCTTACGGCCTGGCCATGGCGCCGGTGGTCAAGGTCTGCACCCGCACCGAGCTGGCCCAGCGCTGGCCCGATTTGATCGACATCGACGCCGGTCGCATCGCCAGTGGCCGAGCGAGCATCGAGGAACTGGGCTGGGAGCTGTTCCACTACTACCTGGACGTGGCCAGCGGCCGCAAGCAGACCTGGGCCGAACAGCACCGCCTGCACAATGACATCACCCTGTTCAATCCGGCCCCTATTACCTGA